The Leptospira harrisiae sequence TTGTACTCCATAACGGAACACTCGGTACTTTGCAGTTTTTACTTTGTAACGTTCCGTAGTGATCTCTTGCCACATTTCAGTGAAGGCGCGCATTTTGCACATCTCTTCTACAAAACGAATTCCAGCGTTTACAAAGAATGAAATTCGGCCCACACACTGCTCAAATTCATCGTCAGAAAAACAATTTCTTTCTTTGATGGCATCTAACACAGCAATGGCTGTGGCAAGAGCAAAGGATAGTTCTTGAACCGGAGTGGCACCAGCTTCTTGTAAATGATACGAGCAAATGTTAGATGGGTTCCATTTAGGAATATTGTGCAAGGAATACTCATACATATCCACAATGATTTTCATGGATTCTTTGGGAGGATAAATATAAGTCCCTCTGGCCAAATATTCCTTGATGAGATCGTTTTGAGTGGTTCCGTTTAGTTTTTCGAGAGGAACTCCACGTTCTTCCGCAAGGGCTACATATAGCGAAAGTAACCACATGGATGTCCCATTGATGGTCATGGAAGTGTTCATCTCTTCGATCGGGATTTGGTCGAATAAAATGCGAAAGTCTTCGAGTGAGTTGATGGGAACTCCCACCTTTCCTATTTCGGGGCGTGATACCTCGTGGTCGGAACTATAACCACACTGAGTTGGGAGATCAAATGCAATGGAAAGCCCTGTTTGGCCTTTAGAAAGGTTCTTTCTGTACAACTCATTGGAGGCTTTTGCATTGGTATGCCCAGCATAGGTCCTAAAAATCCACGGTTTGTCAGGTTTTCCCTGTCCATTCTCGTCCACGAGAAGGTATTCTTTTTTTTCGGCGGACATTATTTGCCTCGTTTTATAAATTCTATGTATAATTGAAAATCTTCTGGAATATTTTCACCTAAAAATTTATACAGGACTAGGCAATTTGAGCCTTTTCCAAGATGCGAGACCCAAAACCTTTTTCACCACTTCCTTTCTTTTTTAGCATCTTACTCTTAAGTTTGGGCTTTGCGCTGTTCTCTTATTTTAGACCTTTCCCTACAACAGAAACAGAATGGGAGTTTTTGGCCAATATTAAGGCTGCGGTGGAAGAAGGAGGGCTTATCTCTTCTCGGGAGCCACTGGCCATTTGGTTTGTAGTTGCTTGGAAAAAACTCTTTGGGATGAATTATATTCCATCCTTTCTTGTGTTAGCTGGTCTTTTTTACAGTTTGTTTCTCCACTTGTTTATGTTACTTCTTAGGTCAGAAGAATGGAAACGTAACCATTATCTCTTGGTATATCTTGCTGCTTTTTTACCATTTTCATATGGATTTCCCACTTCCTATTTTACAGAAACACTCTGCCTTGTTTTTTTACTTTTAGTATTTTTAACGTTCCGATTGGAAAAGATGACAGACCTTCTTGTTTTTCCAACATTTACAGCACTTGCTTTCTTTTCTAGTTTCATTATGTTTTATCTGGGATTTACCTTTTTTGTAATCTTTACGGGAATCCGTGGTTCTAGAAAAGCCGCCCAAAAAACATCTGTGTTTTATAAAAAGAAAAATGTACCGTTTTTATTTTTACTTGGGTATTTAGGATTTTTCATCCTTTCCCTCATTTACTTTTCATATTCTGATTTTTTTGGACCAAACTCCATTGGATTTTTATTCAAAACTTGGTACACATCAGCTCTTCTCATCCTTTTGCCACTTGTGGTCCTGGGGATAGGACATGTATTATTAAAAACAGAAAAAGAACTCAACACCATCACTGCGTCAGTTGTCATTGTTGTATCCATTGCAGTTTCCATTTATTTTATATTCAAAAATTTAAATGCTTCTGAAAAAGAACCTTGGGAACTCCAATCCAAAAATCTTACCAAAGCATTTGGACAAGCTCTCATTCTAAAATCAGATCCCATTTATTTACCGAAAGAATTTTCTTTTGCCTTTTATTTTCAAACTGGAACCAAAACTAAATACATGCGAGAAGAAACGGGAACTGATAAATCCTTTTTGTATGTAGATGGAATTTGGAACCAAGACATCCAATTGGTTCAAAAATCTGGACTCTTTCGACGAAGCCAAAGAGCATTTGCCATTGTTCCAATTAGCGAAGATGATGTTCTCATCCAAAGAGCCACTGCAGAAAAAATTAAAAATGAAAAAAGTTTGAATTTTATTGTAAAAAAAGTGGATGAAGCATGGTCTGCTACTCCTACCAAACACCCGTTTGACATTTATACTGCTGGATTACAAAAAAAGTTTGGTTATTTAACTTTCTATTAAGAACTGTTAAATACTACGAACTAAAATCTTTATAGTAACGTTTGACTTTGTTTACGTATTTTTGTGTTTCTTCGTATGGAGGAATGCCTTTGTAACGTTTCACTGCCCCAGGACCTGCATTATAAGCGGCGATTGCTTTTTCTGGGTCTTTGAATTCCTTCATCAGACCTTTTAGAAATTTCACCCCACCACCAATATTTTCTTCCGGATTGAAAGGATCATTCACTCCTAAAGATTCAGCGGTCTCTGGCATAAGTTGCATAAGACCCATGGCTCCTTTCGGAGATACAGCTTTTGGTTTGAACCCTGATTCTGCTTTGACCATCGCCTTTACTAGGTTAGGGTCCAAACCTTGGGATTTGGCGATAGATTCAATCGTTCCAATAATATCATTTGGTTTTAATTTTGTATCTGTTTGCGAAGAAGTGGGCAATTTGAAACCAACTTCTTCAGGGAAGGGAAGCGAAATTCCCTCTGTTTTTGCGTGAGAACCATCAGTTTTGGCGGTTTCTTCTGGTTTAGAACGGTTCCATTCCCTTTCTAAAACATCGGGAAAGGAAACAAGAGATTTGGGATTTTCTGATAATTTGGATAGGGATTCCATCCGGTTCAAAACAGAAGATACAGAAGGGATGTCCGTTAGTCTCACAAAGTAAAGATCGACGGAGAATGAGAAAACTTAAGAAAAAAATATGTCTCATTAGCCCACTTCTGGGTTAATGGATTGTAAATCTTTAAGAGAAAGAGGTTTTACTAAATACCCTTTTACATTTTGGAATTCCTCTGACCGGGCCTTGTCTGTTGGGTCAATGGAGGAAGTAAGGATATAGATGGGGAGTTTGGCGTATTTGGGATGTTTGCTAATTGCTCTGAGAAATTCCCAACCGTCCATTATGGGCATATTCAAATCTAAAAATAACATATCTGGATCGGCTGAACCAGTTAGGAGCGCATTCAATGCGTCTTCCCCATTCTGGAAGCCATGGATTTCGTCCGCAAAAGAAAACTTCTCCATTAAAGTTTTGATGAGAAAGGTTGTAATCACATCATCTTCAACTAGGTATACCATACTTAATTGTTTCATAAATTACGGATAGATCCGAGCGTATTTTTTTAAAAAATTAAAAAGAAAGCAACAAATAAAAGATCCCTAAAGTGTATGTGGTGAAGTGAGAATTTCTGGTCGAAGGATTTCTCTCAGCTTTTTTTCCTCTAACAATCCAAGTTCCAAAACAATGGATTCGACTGACCTATTTTCTAAGAGTGCTTTTTTTGCAACCAGGGTAGCATTTTCATATCCAATGTATGGATTCAAAGCAGTGGCTAGGCCAGCGGAAGTTTTGGCTCGGAATTCAAGTAATTCTCGGTTGGCTGTGATCCCTACGATACAATTGAGTTCTAATGTTTTGCAACCAGCTGTTAGGTGCTCGATACTTTTGAATAAACTATGGGCTATGATCGGTTCAAAAGCATTCAATTGTAACTGACCTGCTTCAGCTGCCAAAGTAATGGTGATGTCGTTCCCAATCACCTCAAAGGCAATTTGATTGACTACTTCAGGTATAATAGGATTAACTTTTCCGGGCATGATCGAAGAGCCAGCAGCTTTTGCAGGTAAATTGATTTCGTTAAACCCTCCTTGGGGGCCACTCGATAGTAAGCGTAAGTCATTACATATTTTGGATAACTTTGTGGAAATACGTTTGAGTACACCAGATAACTGAACAAAGGCGCCAGTGTCCTGAGTTGCTTCGATCAGGTTTGGTGCTGCAATCAAACTCAGTCCAGTTTCATTGGATAGAATATCTGTAACAATTTGTGAATATCGAATGTCAGTATTGATCCCAGTTCCAATGGCTGTGGCACCTAAATTGATTTCTCCTATCAGCGAAGTAGCTTCTTTTAATCTGTTGATATCTTCACCTAACATGACATCGTACGTTGAAAATTCTTGCCCAAGGGTCATAGGAACCGCATCTTGTAATTGTGTTCGCCCAATTTTCAAAATATCTTTAAATTCTTCTGATTTTTTACGAAATGCTAATTGTAAATCTTCCATGGAAGCAAGTAAAGCCTTCATTGCAAAGACAGCCGCTATTTTGATCGAAGTAGGATAAACATCGTTCGTACTTTGTGACATGTTTACTTCATTCAATGGATGTAAATGTGTGTAGTCTCCTTTTGGATAACCCGCCATTTCAAGAGCTATGTTTGTGATTACCTCGTTCGCATTCATATTGGTGGAAGTGCCGGCTCCTCCTTGGATGACATCGACTACAAATTCGGAATGGAATTCTCCGTTTAGGATTCGGTCGCAGGCATCTGTGATCATTTGGGTGGTTTCTTTTGTGAGCTGCCCTAACTCATGGTTGGCTTTGGCAGAGGCTTTTTTGATATAGGCAAGGGCGCGCACTAGGTCGGGGTAGGTTCCGATGGTTTTCCCTGTGATGGGATAATTTTCCAATGCCCGTAGGGTATGGATTCCCCAATAAACATCAGCGGGGAGATCTCGTTCCCCCAAAAGATCGTGTTCTCTGCGTGTTCGTTTTGTCATAAATTTATAAATTCTCTTGGATAGGACGAAAGATACTCGACCAAATCCAAATGGGAAGAAGATTTATGTTGCCAATGTATAAAATCAGATTTTCTCTTCTCCTTTATATTTTCTTAATTTCTCTTTCATCGTTAATTGGAAAGGAAAAACAATTTTCTACAGTTCCCTGCAAACAAAAAGAGGAAACTGTAAAAACGATTTTTCAACTTTTACCTGAATCAGAAAGGTCTTGTGTGGACATTGCCAAATTGGTTTTAACAGAAGAGGATGAGGAAGGTGAAAAATTAGATAAAGAGTATGTGGAACTATTTCTAAAAGTATGTGAACTCAAACGGAAAAAACTTTCCTTGGAAGAAATTCGGGAAAATTTAGGGATCACAAAACAATGTAATATGGCGGTAAACATTTCGAAAAAGAATTGATTCTTTAAGTATTTGGTATATTTTTTTCGCAGGTTTTATGCTAAAATACTATTTCATCCTTTCATTTTTCTTAGTTCCCACCATTCTTTTGCCCTGTGAACCTTTTGCGGCAAAAACACTAACACCTATCGACCATTCGACGAAGGACAAAAGCTTCAGCGAATTCAAAACGAAATTTCAAAAGATTCTAAAATCAAAAGATAGAAAAGCTTTAGAAGACGTAATTGATAAGGACATTCATTTTTCCTTTGGTGCAGAGGCGGGAAAAAAAGATTTTCTAAAATCATTCCAACTAACAGAAAAACCGACCTCTTCAAATTTCTGGGATTTGATGGAGGAAACTATGAAACTGGGTTTCCGTCAAAACAAAGAAGGCCAAATGGTAGCACCTTATTTTTTTGAAACCTTCCCAGGAGATTATGATCCTTTCACTCACTATTTGGTTATTGGAAAAAATGTAAATGTAAGAGAAGATGCTTCTAAAGAATCCAAGTCGATCACTCAACTCAGTTATCAAATCGTAAGAGCAGAAGCTGATGATTTAGATGGGCGCCGACTTGAAAAAGAAAGTAATTGTAATTGGAAAAAGATTTGTACACCGCAGGGGAAACCTGGTTATGTGTGTGACAGGTTTTTACGTAGTCCTCTTGACTACAGGGCTTTCTTCGAAAAAAAGAAAAACAGCTGGGTTCTTACTATATTTATCGTTGGCGATTGACTACTGTTAAATTAACGTTTTGTATAGATTTTTCTTGAATCTTAGATAAGGATGATTTACTTATGGTGAAACCATTGTTCAAGGAAACATTTATGTTAAAAAAATTACTATTTGTTGCTTTAGCGTTTTCGCTAACCAACTGTCTGATCTTAAATCCAGCGGGTGCAACGATCGATCGCGAAAAAGGTTCCGAAGTTGCTTCTCGAATTACTGATGCTGCCATTCAAACGGATTTAATCAATTCAACTTTGTTGGCGGGAAGACCTAGTATTTCGATTTTAAGTTTGTTGGCAGCTGACATTGCGAGCATTGATTCTGCAAAATACTATGTCAAAGCTGATGTTGATCAGTGTGTGAATGACATATCAGGGTTTAAAGGATTTTTACTTGGATCTACAATTACCAATATCATCTCTTGCCAAGATTTAAAAACAGATGGTTATTTAACGGGAGACCCGTTCCCAAGTTTCTAATTTAAAATTTTTTTTCCCTGCCTCTTTTTTTTGGGGTAGGGAACTCTCTCTTCTTCTTTCGGGTCATATTCTCCAAACAAACAAGGAAGGTTTTATGATCTCTCTCAAACAAACATTCAAAATTGTAACAACAATCGGTCTTGTATCGGTGATGGCATTTGCTTTTGGAAATTGCCGTGGACACAAAGATTTCGAAAAAAGAATCGAATGGGTAGCATCTAAACTCACATCTAAGTTAGATTTGGATGAAACACAAAAAGCAAAACTGGAAACCATTAAAGCCGAACTCATTGCCAAACACAAGGAAATGAAACCGAAACATGAATCTTGGGCAAAAGAAATGGCTACTCAGATTCGTGCAGAAAAAATTGATACGAAGTTGTTGGATAAAATGAGTATCGAAAGAGAAACTCGCCACCAAGAAATGCGTAAGTTTTTTCAATCTAAACTCGTAGAATTCCATGCAG is a genomic window containing:
- a CDS encoding lytic transglycosylase domain-containing protein, with the translated sequence MRLTDIPSVSSVLNRMESLSKLSENPKSLVSFPDVLEREWNRSKPEETAKTDGSHAKTEGISLPFPEEVGFKLPTSSQTDTKLKPNDIIGTIESIAKSQGLDPNLVKAMVKAESGFKPKAVSPKGAMGLMQLMPETAESLGVNDPFNPEENIGGGVKFLKGLMKEFKDPEKAIAAYNAGPGAVKRYKGIPPYEETQKYVNKVKRYYKDFSS
- a CDS encoding response regulator; this translates as MKQLSMVYLVEDDVITTFLIKTLMEKFSFADEIHGFQNGEDALNALLTGSADPDMLFLDLNMPIMDGWEFLRAISKHPKYAKLPIYILTSSIDPTDKARSEEFQNVKGYLVKPLSLKDLQSINPEVG
- a CDS encoding Spy/CpxP family protein refolding chaperone translates to MISLKQTFKIVTTIGLVSVMAFAFGNCRGHKDFEKRIEWVASKLTSKLDLDETQKAKLETIKAELIAKHKEMKPKHESWAKEMATQIRAEKIDTKLLDKMSIERETRHQEMRKFFQSKLVEFHAVLKPEQREKFADLVERFASRHQPPEE
- a CDS encoding aspartate ammonia-lyase, with translation MTKRTRREHDLLGERDLPADVYWGIHTLRALENYPITGKTIGTYPDLVRALAYIKKASAKANHELGQLTKETTQMITDACDRILNGEFHSEFVVDVIQGGAGTSTNMNANEVITNIALEMAGYPKGDYTHLHPLNEVNMSQSTNDVYPTSIKIAAVFAMKALLASMEDLQLAFRKKSEEFKDILKIGRTQLQDAVPMTLGQEFSTYDVMLGEDINRLKEATSLIGEINLGATAIGTGINTDIRYSQIVTDILSNETGLSLIAAPNLIEATQDTGAFVQLSGVLKRISTKLSKICNDLRLLSSGPQGGFNEINLPAKAAGSSIMPGKVNPIIPEVVNQIAFEVIGNDITITLAAEAGQLQLNAFEPIIAHSLFKSIEHLTAGCKTLELNCIVGITANRELLEFRAKTSAGLATALNPYIGYENATLVAKKALLENRSVESIVLELGLLEEKKLREILRPEILTSPHTL
- a CDS encoding TIGR04452 family lipoprotein, translating into MLKKLLFVALAFSLTNCLILNPAGATIDREKGSEVASRITDAAIQTDLINSTLLAGRPSISILSLLAADIASIDSAKYYVKADVDQCVNDISGFKGFLLGSTITNIISCQDLKTDGYLTGDPFPSF
- a CDS encoding SH3 domain-containing protein — its product is MLKYYFILSFFLVPTILLPCEPFAAKTLTPIDHSTKDKSFSEFKTKFQKILKSKDRKALEDVIDKDIHFSFGAEAGKKDFLKSFQLTEKPTSSNFWDLMEETMKLGFRQNKEGQMVAPYFFETFPGDYDPFTHYLVIGKNVNVREDASKESKSITQLSYQIVRAEADDLDGRRLEKESNCNWKKICTPQGKPGYVCDRFLRSPLDYRAFFEKKKNSWVLTIFIVGD